GAAAAGGACACAGCTTTGGATAGTCTCAACTGCTGGGGAGAGAGAGTTCAAGAGTCCTGAAGATGGGACACCATGGTATCCGTTACAGTGGAAATTAAAAGGATTTAAGACTAACACAAAACAACTGGAAAGTTGCTGTGACTGGTCTCATACAGGTAAAGGGAAGACTCTGGCTTCACTCTATGtgacagaagacagaagggtGTGTTGATTCGAGAAGggatatgttcttttttttttttttttttttttgagacagagtctctgtagcccaagctaaagtgcagtagtacaatcttggctcactgcaacctctacctccccggcttaagagattcttgtgcctcagccttccaagtagctgggactacaggcgcccgccatcatgcctggctaattttttgtattttagtagacacaaggttttaccatgttgcccagggtggtcccgaattcctgaactcaggtgatccactccccttggcctcccaaagtgctgagattacaggcgtgagccaccatgctcggtcGAGAGGGGGTATGTTCTAATTGAATTTCATAGTATCAGACTTCAGGACTCAAGAATCTTCTCCATAATTTCTGACTGCTTTCCCCCCCAGAAAGcataacattttgttattttattttattttattatttgagatagagtctcagtctgtcgcccaggctggagtgcagtggcaggatttcagctcactacagcctccacctcctgagttcaagcgattctcttccctcagtctcccaagtagctgggattacagacatgtgccatcacgcccagctaatttttgtacttttagtagagatggtgtttcacaatgttggccaggctggtctcaaactcctgacctcaagtgatctgccagcctcgacctcccaaagtgctgggattatagttgtgagccaccgtgtctggccacgttttatttttatttatttatttgtttattatttcgagacggagtttcactcttgtcacccaggctggagtacaatgatgggatctcagctcactgccacctcttcctcccgggttcaagtgattctcctgcctcagcctcccaagtagctgggactataggcgcccaccaacatgcccagttaatttttgcatttttagtagagacagggttttgccgtgttagccaggctggtcttgaaatcctacttcgggtgatccgtctgcctcagcctcccaaagtgctgggattacaggcgttgagccaccacacccggccaacattTTAAAACTCCATATTACTGACCTGTTTCCTGCCCACTCTGAGCCCTCCAGGCCACTGCCTCCCCTGaaccattttgtttgtttttttctcctttctgcatttctttccctcctcaatttattttatgtatgtatgtatgtatgtatgtatgtatttatttatttatttatttttgagaccaagtctcactctgctccctaggctggagtacagtggtgtgatctcagctcactgtaacctccacctcccggattcaagtgattctcatgcttcagcctcccaagtagctgggactacaggcatgagccaccatacctggctaatttttatattttcagtagaaatgcgctttcaccatatttgccaggctggccttgaactcctgacctcaggtgatccacctgtctcagcctcccaaagtgagccaccgcgcccatcccCCAACCAATTTAGATTCTATGTTCCATCACATTGTTTGTTCCATTGCTAATCTCCTAAATtcctttttcatttgttctttctccCACTGCCTAGCACCTCAAACCCTGGATAAATGCAAGTCTCCACTTTCTCCACGCCTGCCCTCAGGGATTAAGTGACCACTGAAGAAAATTACACAATTGGGCAAATTCAGGACCACCAATTTTACAGCCCCTTCTGCACTTTCTGGCACACTGTTTCCCTAGTCCACTTGCCCTCCAACACTCAACATTACTTCAAACCTTGTTTCCTTGTACTCAAGGCACCAATTTCCTTACTTCCCCCCTTACTCTCAGCAAATAACCTCtccttcaaaggaaaaaaaaaagttaaagcttTCACATAAAATCTTCCtcaaattggccgggcgcggtggctcaagcctgtaatcccagcactttgggaggccgagacgggcggatcactaggtcaggagatcgagaccatcctggctaacacggtgaaaccccgtctctactaaaaaatacaaaaaactagccgggcgaggtggcgggcgcctgtagtcccagctactcgggaggctgagacaggagaatggtgtgaacccgggaggcggagcttgcagtgagctgagatccggccactgcactccagcctgggcgacagagcgagactccgtctcaaaaaaaaaaaaaaaaaaaaaaaaaatcttcctcaaattattgttttgaaatgtataagcatatttatatctgtttttttaaaataaacttatttatatCTGAAGTTACTTTTTTTGGCCgggagtggtgactcacgccagtaatcccagcactctgggaggccgaagtaggtggattgcttaagctcaggagtttgagaccagcctgggcaacatggtgagaccctgtctctactaaaaatacaaaacaaaacaaaacaacaacaacaaaaaaacccaaaaatacataaataagtattttttctttcctctgtctgtTAAAATGGGAAGGGTATCTCTTCTATCCGCCTGTGTTCTGGATCCCACCCCAGATTGTTTAGAATGGTGGCAATCACAAGAAGCCAGATCCAACTTCCAGTAGCCTAACTAGTGAGGACAGTTATTATCTCACAAAACAAGATGTATGGAACCAACCAGGGTTGGTTCAGGAGCTCTGTGAGGTCATCATAGACACAAGTGCTTTCTAGTTCCATTCTGCCATTCTTAAAGCATaagcagccgggcgcagtggctcatgcctgtaatcccagcactttgggaggctgaggcgggcggatcacaaggtcaggagatcgagaccatcctggctaacacagtgaaaccctgtctctactaaaaatacataaaattagccaggcgtggtggtgggtgcctgtagtcctagctactcgggaggctgaggcaggagaatggcgtgaacccgggaggtggagcttgcagtgagccgagatctcaccactgcactccagcctgggcaacagcgcaagactccgtctcaaaaaaaagcataAGCAATGTCCTTCCTCATGGCCACAAGATGGCTGCAGCAGTACCAGGCATTATTTGCATATAACCACATCCAGCAAAGAAAGATTGTgccctcttttttccctttttctttgagacaggctctcgctctgtcactcaggctggagtgccatggtgtgagcatggctcattgcaactttaacctcctgggctcaagcaatccttccacctcagcctcctgagtagctaggactacagacacacaccaccacacctggctaactttttgttttatttttttttgtagagacagtctcactacgttgtccaggctagtctcaaattcctggcctcaagcaatccttccatctcagcctcccaacatgttgggattataggcatgagccactgtgcccaatctgTGCTTTCTTCTATATGTCTTTTATCAGGAAAGCGTTTCCTAGAAGTAGCCCCTCCCACCGCCTCCCCTTCCTACGAGGTTTTACTGGCTTCAAGGGGAGGTTGAAAAGCCCAGTATCTAGCAGGTtgctttgttcttcttcttcttgttgtttgagacagggtctcactctgttgcccaggctggagtgcagtggcgcaatctcagctcactgcaacctccacctcccaggttcaagcaattctcatgcctcagcctcccaagtaggttggattacaggtgtgcgccaccacgcctggctaatttttgtatttttagtagagatggggtttcaccatgttggccagtctggtctcgaactcctgacctcaagtgatccgcccacctcagcctggcaGTTTTGCCTCTCAGTAGAAAGTGAACTCTGttgtcgggcacagtggctcacgcctgtaatcccggcactttgggaggccaaggtgggcggatcacgaggtcaggagtttgagaccatcctggctaacacagtgaaaacccgtctctactaaaaatacaaaatattagccaggcgtggtggcgggcacctgtagtcccagctactcgggaggctgaggcaggagaatggcgtgaacccgggaggcggagcttgcagtgagccgagatggcgccactgcactccagcctgggtgacagagcaagactctgtttcaaaaaaaaaaaaaaagaaagtgaactcTGTCAGGAGGGAATAATAAAGGCATGGTAGAAGAATGACTGCTGGATCGGCCATCAACAGAATGTGCTATGTACTCCATTTTCCCTCCCATCTCCAGAGGGGCCTTCTGTCTTCTCATTTGTTTAATCTAAGACCAGCTCCTTTCCAGCAGCATTTAATTTTGTGCAAATCTCACCCATCTTTAAAAAGGTTGTCTTTCCCAATCCAAATTCCTGTCCAGCTaatgttcctttcttcctcctcgcCTTCACACTCACTGACTCTTTACCTCCCCCTACTTTTCAACCTTCTGCCATCTGGCTTCTGTACACAAGAACCATGAGAATTGCTCTTGCTAAGCTTAAAATGACCTCTGTGTTACTAAAAACAATGGACATTTTTTAGTCTCTCATCTTAATTGACCCAACAGCAGCATTCCATACCACTGCTTCTCCTTTCTTAAGACTCTTTCTACCCTTGGCTTCCTTGATATCACACACTCTCCCATTTTCCTCCACCACCCCACACTCTGCCTTTCCTGCTAAGTCTCTTTTACTGGTTTATACTTTTTAATACAATCCTATAAACGTTGGAGGCCCTAAGACCTCAATCATGCTCTTACCTCCCTTTGCACCATCTCCCTACGTAATGGTATCGTTATCCTCCAGTGCCTCACTGATCCCCTGTATATAGAGAAGTCTCAGTTTCCTATCTCTAGTTAAGAACTGTTATCTGAGCTCCAAGACTAATAGCTATCTGCCTACTTAACACTTCCATGTGAGTATCTCTCTAGTAGTACTCCAAACACACGTTTAATATTGAACTCACACCTTCACGAACAACCTCCCCACTATCCTGCGCTTCTTTCAGTGTTGCCTATCTCAGTACCATCTTCTTTACAATTTCTCAAGGCAGATACcccaaatttctctctctctctctctcttttctttagagacagggtcttactctgtcgcccaagctggagtgcagtggtgcagtcagggctcactgcagccttaaactcctgggttcaagcaatcctcctgccttggcctcccaaagtgcttggattacaggcatgagctaccacacctggctgcaaaATCCCTTCTTGAGTACTTCTTCCTCAACCTCCACATGGAATCAACAAAATATATTGGGTCTGTCTCCAGAATATCAAAAGTATCCACTTCACTATCTCCCTCATGTTAATACATGAATAAGTGCCTCTTATCTGGTCTCTTCACATTCAGCCTTTCCACTTCAAATCCAATCTATTCAATTGCTAtgctacaatttaaaaatggaagtcttatatgtatctttttaattttgtttttgtttttgtttttttgagaggtagtcttgctctttcacccaggctggagggcagtggcgcgatcttggctcactgcaatctccgcctcccattctcctgcctcagcctcctgagtgctgggattacaggcgtgcgccaccatgcccggctaatttttgtatttttagtagagacaaggtttcaccatgttggtcaggctggtctcgaactcctgacctcgtgatctgcccgcctcggcctcccaaagtgctgggattacagctgtgagccattgtgcctggccagctcttctgtttaaatttttttcaatggcTTCCTGTAATCCTtagaaaaatgtcttaaaatttttaacatgATTTTCAAGACTCTGTATCATCTGATCCTTGCCTAGCTTTCCAGTCTCACTTGTACCACACTCCTCTTTCTATGTTATAGCCACACTGGGCATTTTTTAGTTCTGCAAGTGCACTGTGTTTGCTTGCTTCAGAACCTCACACTGCTGCTTGCTCCATGTGGAATGGCTTTCTCCTTCACCTACCTAGAGTTCCCCGACATGTCATTTCCTCACGAAGGCCCTTTCTGATTCCATTAGTCCGTATTCGGTCCCATCTTCATACACTTCTGTAGCACTCTGAGTTACCCTTCTGTGACATTCATCATCACTAATAATCACTTATTCAATGTCTGTCTTCCTTACTAGACTGTACAGCCACAAAGACAGGGCCTTTTTCTGACTCCCTCACCTCCTTATCAGCGCCAGGCACAATGCCTCGCTCATAATAGATGAGCGATAAACACTTGACAAATGAATATAAAACTATGAAGGATTcttatttaattctaaaattagAGATAATTAAAGACATAACTCTATTGGAATAATTTCTAGATTGATCGAATTTCAAGAAGTCCGTTAAAGTTGATGTTAAAGGTCAACTCTAATTTTTCTATAGGACTGGTGTCCTATAGAAGCAACTGTCCCTAATCAGCATTATGTCTCAGTTTATAATAACACTATATATGAAAGGCCTGATTGggagaaaaagtacaaaaatcgaAGCTCAAATAATTAGCTATTTTTAGGGAAAATATCTGTAGGAAAGGTGGTATATTCAGATGTATCACTTCCTTTATCTTGCAAAGATTGTCAGATAGTTCTACTGCTGGAAGATAAATTTAATTGATGTAGAATTTAACATAATAGTATATGCAACTGTAAATAAACCATGCAAGCCTTTAGCTAATAGTTATTACGGACCATGTAATTTCATAAAAGAATTAAATATGGATCAGTTTTCATTTAATGGCAGCCAACCACAAAGCGCCACATCTTGATTATAGGACATGCTCccagaaaattggaaaataaatcacTATCTAGTCTCTTTTGTATTACCATGGAAAGTAGCTGGAAAATAATctattttctgcttttgtgtTACTTTAAAAAGTAGCTGTGGCAATAGCCTAAAGGGTTTTGAAGTTTTGGAATGATCTCTATCCAGTGTCTAGGAAATTGCTGAAAGCCTGCGTGCCACCAATTCCTCCGCTTAGGCACATGGACTACAGGTTATTACAGAAGGTGACTTGCGGTTTTTATCCTGTGTTTGTACAAAGTTGGGCTACGTTCAGAAAAAATCAAAGCCTCGGAGTTAATCCCTACAAAGCCCATTTAGTTCCATGCGAGGACGATTTCCTCCACAGTGGGAGTCTCAACGAGGCCGAGAATAGCATATGCCAGTCGGAGTGacacttctctttctccctctcccctttatAAACTGTGTAGTGGCCCTCACTACTGCCCCCTTTAGCCGTGCCTCAGAACCCACAGTTACATGCTCCACAATATGGAGGAGAATAAGCCTAAGTGGACTACAATTCccatcatgcctcactgcaggcGCCGCCGACGTGTCGTAGCGGTTACTCATCCTTCCCACTGCCTTCCTCCACTTCCTGGACTGCGCGGCCGGAGGCCTAGCGGGCGCGCGCACGCACCACCGACTCGCCAACGAGAGAAGGCCCTGGGGCACGAACAGCGACGGGTTGCGTCATGTGACGTGGGGTGTTCTCGCGAGCGCCAGCGCGCGTCTCCGGGTGCCGCTGACGGGCCTGCGCGCTTGTGCTGAGCCGGAGGTGGGGGCCGCACCAGCCGAGGTTGCGGGGGCCGCAGAGCCGGACGAAGACGGAGGGCGGAGCCGGTTCCGGGACTGCGGAGACTACACACCGAGCGAGCGCCTGGGCCCGAAGGGAGCGATGCTGTGGTTCCAGGGCGCCATTCCGGCCGCCATCGCGACGGCCAAAAGGAGCGGCGCGGTCTTCGTGGTGTTCGTGGCAGGTGAAGGAGGCAGGGGCTCGAGAGGCGGCCGGGACACCCCTCCGGCCTACCTTCATCCTCTTGTATACCTCAGCCGCCGGCCCGCCCTCCCCGAGACGCGGGCGCCTGTCGGCTCGCACAACTGCCACTACTGCCCCGCGCCCCAGGGACGGCTGCGACTCCGCCGCCAGATCCCCCACAGGGGCCATGCAGACCCTCAACGCCCTGTTCCTTCAGGCCCCGGGCGCCCCCAGCCTTTCCTCCGTGCCTGAGAGGCCCGAGCTGCCGGCCCGTGGCTGTCCCCGGTCCGTTTGAGATACAGCGGGCCTTGCCCCACCGCTGCCTCTCCCGGCACTCGGGCCAGAGGCACTGTCTGGCCCTGGTCTTCAAAGCGCCCCGAGCCCCGCCGAAATCTCTCCGCTCGGGGCGAGGGACGCGGCCAGCAGGCCCCAGCCGCCCAGCCCCGCTCGTCGCCCCGAACCTCTCCCCTGCGCAGCCAGACCCTCGCGGCCCTCTGCCTGACGCCCCTCTCTGTCTGCAAGGACCCTCTTTGGGCTGCTTGTACCCCCGTTTCTTTACTACTGTTTAGGTGGAGGTAGGAACGGGCCATTAGGCAAACAGTTGGGTTGTAATTAGTTGTGGACGGTCGGGAAGAAAGCTGTGTCATCGATAAGCAACAAAGAGAAACCACCTGATGTTCACGGTTACTGGTGTTAGTATGTTCCTGAAACGGGAACTTTTGAGCCGAATagaggtttaattttttttagtggcAGTCTTGGTAAGGGATCTAGTGTGTAATAATGttgcaagtttaaaaaaaaaatccattagtttcaaagaaataGATGTTCAGTCCTTGGTTTCTTCCGTTTATTGTCTTCCTAGGCTAAAAGCTACACGACTTTGAGATCCTCTATTAACTCATTTACTCTATGTTGATCTGGGctgtttttctccatattctcctGTTTTATTACTGAAATCTTGTAGATTTACAATAAACTCCCTGCCTCTACGGTTCTGCTCATTCTCGTTACGTGGATCAAATCAATGTTTGTGGCTATTGTTAATTTGAGGTGTATTTCttcaactatttttatttaataacgATTTATTCATAATTCACGTCTTTTAATAGCTCTATAACTTTACGCACTGCAGTGAAGAACGAATTACTGAAACGTGAATGTCATTCAGCATTAAATTTGGaatttataattgttttgttACGCTAAATTTTTAGCTCAATGCTGTTTATTAGAAGAACTTGAGTAGTTTAGATTCTGTTATGCTGTCTGGGGtttatattatactttacatAAATTCTGTAATcctgtaagaaaaaaatggattgaaaatggaaggaaaagtAAATGACACTATGCTTATTGTGTGCAGTAGTAGGTTTTTGACTACAGTAGGTTTAAAACCTACAGTAGTaggttttaaattgtttttctcctaATATCTCAGTTGATCCTTGCAGTAAATAGAACAGGtttaattatccccattttatagattagacACTTAGGTCAGCAGCCATAAAGTGACTTCCACTAGGGTCACAAAAAGGGTTTACATGTTGTCTTAACAGTCCAATTTTTGGTAGCTTCAAAAAAACTGTCCgcttttttgtttcttaaggAAAAAACTGAACAATTTTAAATTGGTGATTTAAATTGGTATAGAAATCAGAAATCTAGGATTATGGTAGTCATGTTTTTGAACAAATGTCCAGACATTCCTAGAAGGCACTCTTGAGGTGaattagttaatttaaaaaaagaaatgagagatttttattaacaaatattaatatttggaaGCTCTAGTACAAATTATTGGAATAGTTAAATAAAGTTATAGGTCTTGCCTTTCGGGgctttgtgtgtatatatactttctTCAATTAACTTTTTAGTGATGATTACATGGTATTCATTATTGTAATGATTACATTATATTGTAATTCATCATTGTAATGATGATTACATTATATTCTAAATACATGTAATCTTGAATGTTTGCAGGAAGACTGTTAGCAGTCTCACAAAAAAGTCTGTCCCTTGACCTGTTCCAAAATACAGCTAGATTTTTTTAGAGTTTTAGCCTACTTAGTCCCCAAGACTAAGTAGGATTAGTGTCACTCTAGGAATATGTAGATAATGGACTCATGAAACCAAAACACTTACAGATTGCTTAGAGCTTTCTTCATGACTTTGAAGCCAGAACTCGTGATTTTCTTAGGTCTGAGACCTCAGTAATAATATATCAACTTAATGGAAAAATTGAAAGATATCTTTATAGCTGGAAGAAGTGATCTCAAGAGTACACTTCGGTTCATAGAACTATTCAAGTGGGAAATGTTTCAGGCAAGTTGTCTTTAGTTAGTGACATTTTGATGGATGAATTAAAGAATATTGTGGAGTTGATGTTTGGAGACTGGAGAGATTACTACTACTTCAGCCAACAGattaatatgatttttctttttttttttttttgagacggagtctcgctctgtcacccaggctgcagtgcagtggccggatctcagctcactgcaagctccgcctcccgggttcacgccattctcctgcctcagcctcccgagtagctgggaatacaggcgcccaccgccacctcgcccggctagttttttgtattttttagtagagacggggtttcaccgtgttaggatggtctcgatctcctgacgtcgtgatccacccgtctcggcctcccaaagtgctgggattacaggcttgagccaccgcgcccggccttaatgtGATTTTTCAAAGTATTGTGGCTGTGTAAAGTAAGTGAAACAGAACGATTTTCATTTAATACCTGGGAAGGTGGAATAATCTGACAAGAAGACTGAAATAAAGGTATCTGTTCGCTGGCTAGTGTTGCTAGGTAGGTAGGCTAAACTTTGTTAATGACAGATGCCATTGACTGCCTTTTCTGGTGAATGTAGACCACAGAAGCCTTT
The sequence above is drawn from the Macaca mulatta isolate MMU2019108-1 chromosome 12, T2T-MMU8v2.0, whole genome shotgun sequence genome and encodes:
- the LOC114671317 gene encoding uncharacterized protein LOC114671317, with translation MTQLSSRPSTTNYNPTVCLMARSYLHLNSSKETGVQAAQRGSLQTERGVRQRAARVWLRRGEVRGDERGWAAGACWPRPSPRAERFRRGSGRFEDQGQTVPLARVPGEAAVGQGPLYLKRTGDSHGPAARASQARRKGWGRPGPEGTGR